From Deinococcus sp. Marseille-Q6407, one genomic window encodes:
- a CDS encoding DUF420 domain-containing protein, translating to MPLDAAFINQAAVFTIVLSGFALLTGVYFIRSGNRVNHMRSMLTASALATLFLVLYLTRLALGYEKVFVGPQPWRVPYFALLISHIALAAANVPLALVPLFYAYKGVKAAGSLANIEQVPAARAAFATHRKWVRWTVPVWLYVAVTGWIIYVVLGRWGQVMTQ from the coding sequence ATGCCTCTAGACGCCGCCTTCATCAACCAAGCCGCAGTTTTCACCATCGTCCTGAGCGGTTTCGCGCTGCTGACGGGAGTGTATTTCATTCGCTCGGGCAACCGGGTCAACCACATGCGGTCCATGCTGACCGCCAGTGCCCTGGCAACCCTCTTTCTGGTGCTGTACCTGACCCGGCTGGCGCTGGGCTACGAGAAAGTCTTTGTGGGCCCCCAGCCGTGGCGGGTGCCATACTTCGCGCTGCTGATCAGCCATATCGCACTGGCGGCGGCCAACGTGCCGCTGGCGCTGGTGCCGCTGTTCTACGCCTACAAGGGTGTCAAGGCGGCCGGGTCGCTGGCCAACATCGAGCAGGTGCCGGCCGCCCGCGCGGCTTTTGCCACCCACCGCAAGTGGGTGCGCTGGACGGTGCCGGTGTGGCTGTACGTGGCGGTGACCGGCTGGATCATCTATGTGGTTCTAGGCCGCTGGGGCCAGGTCATGACTCAGTAA
- a CDS encoding SCO family protein encodes MKWLTPALLLIAAVLAGLLFFRQAGAQPQYGTSLDEPKPLPSVALLDDRGQPANLNDSHGKLRLVFYGFVRCPDVCPATLSVLSRTYGGLRPQLKDKVLVQMVSVDPANDRPEVLRQYLDRFDPAFAGLTGDTAAIDRAAREMFVGVTRPPSLTDHSQHMNMGASHTDHASGASASQVATAEAASGAATDPADTGAAEAAMLHGDQVSVVDAQGNFVRVYGNQEILSGQLGEDLPALVTQYGPK; translated from the coding sequence GTGAAATGGTTGACTCCCGCCCTGCTCCTGATTGCCGCCGTGCTGGCCGGCCTGCTGTTTTTCCGGCAGGCGGGGGCGCAGCCGCAGTACGGCACGTCCCTGGATGAACCCAAGCCTCTGCCCTCTGTGGCCCTGCTGGACGACCGGGGCCAGCCGGCCAACCTGAACGATTCGCACGGCAAACTGCGGCTGGTCTTTTACGGCTTTGTGCGCTGCCCGGATGTCTGCCCGGCCACCCTGAGTGTGCTGTCACGGACCTACGGGGGCCTGCGGCCGCAGCTGAAGGACAAGGTGCTAGTGCAGATGGTCAGTGTGGACCCGGCCAACGACCGCCCCGAGGTGCTGCGCCAGTACCTGGACCGCTTTGACCCGGCGTTCGCGGGACTGACCGGCGATACGGCTGCCATTGACCGGGCCGCGCGCGAGATGTTTGTGGGCGTGACCCGGCCGCCGTCACTGACCGACCACAGCCAGCACATGAACATGGGTGCCAGTCATACCGACCATGCCAGCGGTGCCTCGGCGTCTCAGGTGGCCACGGCTGAAGCGGCCAGCGGCGCAGCGACTGACCCGGCCGACACCGGCGCGGCCGAGGCGGCCATGCTGCACGGCGATCAGGTCAGCGTGGTGGACGCGCAGGGCAACTTTGTGCGGGTCTACGGCAATCAGGAAATCCTCTCCGGGCAGCTGGGCGAGGACCTGCCGGCGCTGGTGACGCAGTACGGCCCGAAATAA
- a CDS encoding COX15/CtaA family protein, with amino-acid sequence MNKAITQAGTPRPSSGPAGRSLIYLAWGALIYNVAVILWGAVVRLSGSGAGCGDHWPLCDGQVVPLSFTAERVIEFSHRLTSGASGLLALGLIFLAFRQTDKGHPARLGAVLSFVFLLLEGLVGGVQVLLSLTADSTDPARGLFQGVHLANTFVLLAVLLLTALWSSGFPALRFKTLTDGKRRALWVLVGGLVLTLVVGMTGAVTALGDLLFKPAPGTPLDTIRNDYGLNTGFFERLRVLHPLLAVGTAGYLVWMTARVRQWVPGPQVTLWSNLLLGTVAAQVLAGVVNVGLRAPDAMQLLHLLLACMLWLMTILLGYFALFGRQPQPASWPGRPASTAETAEVGVTG; translated from the coding sequence TTGAATAAGGCAATCACTCAGGCTGGAACGCCCCGGCCAAGTTCGGGACCCGCAGGCCGCAGCTTGATTTATCTGGCCTGGGGCGCCCTGATCTACAACGTGGCCGTCATCTTGTGGGGGGCCGTGGTGCGCCTCAGCGGGTCTGGCGCCGGCTGTGGTGATCACTGGCCGCTGTGCGACGGTCAGGTGGTGCCGCTCAGCTTTACCGCCGAGCGGGTCATCGAATTCAGCCACCGCCTGACCAGCGGCGCCAGCGGGCTGCTGGCCCTGGGCCTGATTTTCCTGGCCTTCCGGCAAACTGACAAAGGCCACCCGGCACGGCTGGGTGCCGTTCTCAGTTTCGTTTTTCTGCTGTTGGAAGGTCTGGTGGGCGGCGTGCAGGTGCTGCTGAGCCTGACTGCCGACAGCACCGACCCGGCTCGCGGGCTGTTTCAGGGCGTCCACCTGGCCAACACCTTTGTATTGCTGGCGGTACTGCTGCTGACCGCGCTGTGGTCGTCCGGGTTTCCGGCGCTGCGGTTCAAGACTCTTACCGATGGCAAACGCCGCGCCCTGTGGGTGCTCGTCGGCGGCCTGGTGCTGACCCTGGTGGTCGGCATGACCGGCGCCGTGACGGCCCTGGGCGACCTGCTCTTCAAGCCGGCCCCCGGCACCCCGCTGGATACCATTCGCAACGATTACGGGCTGAACACCGGTTTCTTTGAGCGGCTGCGGGTGCTGCATCCCCTGCTGGCGGTAGGCACAGCCGGCTACCTGGTGTGGATGACGGCCCGGGTTCGTCAGTGGGTGCCCGGCCCGCAGGTCACGCTCTGGAGCAACCTGTTGCTGGGCACGGTCGCGGCGCAGGTGCTGGCCGGCGTGGTCAATGTGGGCCTGCGGGCGCCCGACGCCATGCAACTGCTGCATCTTCTGCTGGCCTGTATGCTGTGGCTTATGACGATCCTGCTGGGCTACTTCGCTCTCTTCGGCCGCCAGCCTCAGCCTGCTTCATGGCCGGGGCGGCCGGCATCCACGGCCGAGACGGCCGAAGTGGGGGTGACAGGATGA
- a CDS encoding phosphopentomutase, whose product MLMTIVVLDSVGVGELPDAAHFGDPQQGGDAGAFTLNHTLKAAPTALPNLAGLGLGSLPGVERSAETIPEVESARGAFGRMQEVSPGKDSSTGHWEFMGIQLENAFQVYPQGFPKEVMDRFDAATGRGHLCNLPYSGTEVLKDYGEEHLRTGFPIVYTSADSVFQVAAHVDVVPVETLYAWCEAAREILQGKYAVARVIARPFTGQAPNFERLNDQRHDYSLVPPRTVLDAIKDSGKAVIGIGKIPDLYAGQGFTEQHHTDDNTDGIRQTLERMRRAGQEGTDGLIFTNLVDFDSKYGHRRDPQGYAAALKEFDDALPEFLAAVPEGGALLIISDHGNDPTWYGSDHTREHGLLLAYRPGMQELADLGTRETFADVGATAAEALGAEWDGPGQSFWAQLRG is encoded by the coding sequence ATGCTCATGACTATTGTGGTTCTCGATTCCGTCGGTGTGGGAGAACTGCCGGACGCCGCTCACTTCGGCGATCCGCAGCAGGGCGGCGACGCCGGCGCTTTTACCCTCAACCACACCCTGAAGGCGGCCCCCACCGCGCTGCCGAACCTGGCAGGGCTGGGCCTCGGGTCGCTGCCAGGCGTGGAGCGCAGCGCCGAGACCATTCCCGAAGTGGAGAGTGCGCGCGGCGCGTTCGGGCGGATGCAGGAGGTCAGCCCCGGCAAGGATTCGTCCACCGGCCACTGGGAATTCATGGGCATTCAGCTGGAAAACGCTTTTCAGGTGTACCCGCAGGGCTTCCCCAAAGAAGTGATGGACCGCTTCGACGCCGCCACCGGGCGCGGCCACCTGTGCAACCTGCCCTACTCCGGCACCGAGGTGCTGAAAGATTACGGCGAGGAACACCTGCGCACCGGCTTCCCCATCGTGTACACCAGTGCCGACAGCGTGTTTCAGGTGGCGGCGCATGTGGACGTGGTGCCGGTAGAAACGCTCTACGCCTGGTGCGAGGCTGCCCGCGAGATTCTGCAGGGCAAATACGCCGTGGCCCGCGTGATTGCACGGCCCTTTACCGGCCAGGCCCCGAACTTCGAGCGGCTGAACGACCAGCGCCACGACTACTCACTGGTGCCGCCCCGCACCGTGCTGGACGCCATCAAGGACAGCGGCAAGGCTGTGATCGGCATCGGCAAGATTCCTGACCTGTACGCCGGGCAGGGCTTTACCGAGCAGCACCACACCGACGACAACACCGACGGCATTCGCCAGACGCTGGAACGGATGCGCCGCGCCGGGCAGGAAGGCACCGACGGCCTGATCTTCACCAATCTGGTGGACTTTGACAGCAAATACGGCCACCGCCGCGACCCGCAGGGCTACGCAGCGGCGCTGAAGGAATTCGATGACGCCCTACCGGAGTTCCTGGCGGCTGTGCCCGAGGGCGGCGCGCTGCTGATCATTTCCGACCACGGCAACGACCCCACCTGGTACGGCAGCGACCACACCCGCGAACACGGGCTGCTGCTGGCCTACCGCCCCGGCATGCAGGAGCTGGCCGACCTGGGCACCCGCGAGACTTTTGCCGACGTGGGCGCCACTGCGGCCGAGGCCCTGGGCGCCGAGTGGGACGGCCCCGGCCAGAGCTTCTGGGCACAGCTGCGTGGCTGA
- the mltG gene encoding endolytic transglycosylase MltG, whose protein sequence is MTRLGHNRGLPLWAKIMMPLLILLVLAGGGAAWFLTGQTGPAGGGEYTLEVKSGETVAAVVQELEDHDVVRSADALRYEMRRTGTDASLKEGLYDLNGQMTVAEVAQALAAAPRQATIKVTVPEGRRIKDLPGIFKKAGFELQGLKEALNDPSLSKYAEVNLEGFVFPATYEFKKGSTAKEAVTQMVDRMNEEFTPERIAKAKAEKLSVYDWVTLASMVQAEAANDKEMPIIAGVFLNRLRDGMTLGSDPTVAYGLGKDLPELNRAAGDFSTDHDWNTYTRQGLPKTPINNPGEAALLGVLNAQRKLADGRDALYFLHTPDGKIYVNHTFEEHQSDNVRYRSQ, encoded by the coding sequence ATGACCAGGCTGGGACATAACCGGGGCCTGCCGCTGTGGGCCAAGATCATGATGCCACTGCTGATCCTGCTGGTGCTGGCCGGCGGGGGAGCCGCCTGGTTTCTGACTGGGCAGACGGGCCCGGCCGGCGGCGGCGAGTACACCCTGGAAGTCAAATCCGGCGAGACGGTGGCTGCCGTGGTCCAGGAGCTGGAAGACCACGACGTGGTCCGTAGCGCCGACGCTCTGCGCTACGAGATGCGCCGCACCGGCACAGACGCCTCGCTGAAAGAAGGGCTGTATGACCTCAATGGCCAGATGACCGTGGCTGAGGTGGCGCAGGCCCTGGCCGCCGCGCCGCGCCAGGCCACCATCAAGGTGACGGTGCCGGAAGGCCGGCGCATCAAGGACCTGCCGGGCATCTTCAAGAAAGCCGGTTTCGAGCTGCAAGGACTCAAGGAAGCCCTGAACGATCCCTCGCTGAGCAAGTACGCCGAGGTGAATCTGGAAGGCTTCGTCTTCCCGGCCACCTATGAGTTCAAGAAGGGCAGCACTGCCAAGGAAGCGGTCACCCAGATGGTGGACCGCATGAACGAGGAATTCACCCCCGAGCGGATTGCCAAGGCCAAGGCCGAGAAACTGAGCGTGTACGACTGGGTCACCCTGGCCAGCATGGTGCAGGCCGAGGCCGCCAACGACAAGGAAATGCCCATCATCGCCGGGGTCTTCCTCAACCGACTGCGTGACGGCATGACATTGGGCAGCGACCCCACCGTGGCCTACGGCCTGGGCAAGGACCTGCCCGAGCTGAACCGCGCGGCCGGCGACTTTTCCACCGATCACGATTGGAACACCTACACCCGTCAGGGCCTGCCCAAGACGCCGATCAACAACCCCGGCGAGGCGGCGCTGCTGGGCGTGCTGAATGCCCAGCGCAAGCTGGCCGACGGCCGCGACGCGCTCTACTTCCTACACACCCCCGACGGCAAGATCTATGTCAACCACACCTTCGAGGAACACCAGAGCGACAACGTCCGCTACCGCTCGCAGTAA
- the coxB gene encoding cytochrome c oxidase subunit II, which produces MRRMSVAAGLLSLSLLTGCQEHQQTLTIGDQSAHYNTALWQLSTVAIGLSIIIFLGVSALLFYTVFRFREDKNDAEPQQFHGNNKLEMVLIGFPVVIVLLLSVLSVRTMAQTTPIKDKQIGANITALAKQFWWNFTYTDAKAEAGGEVSNGNELVIPAGNDGAGNPVNTKMTLQSADVVHEFWAPNVGPQRQAIPGSEKVWTIHTDRPAIYQGNCSYLCGASHANMRFKVVALPQADYDTFISAAQKYSAPVPAAGSAEERGYNLFLNGKPDTGAVACASCHRIQGTKANSPVGPDLSFFGTRRTLGAGMWQAPVQEGWNDPKAHQHLINWITHSPKVKPGSLMPTYDGSEYVVNGQKQKGGTLTPEEISDIAAFLTTLKLPDEANYWQKAKVFDDATILPGGQK; this is translated from the coding sequence ATGCGGCGCATGTCGGTGGCGGCCGGGTTGCTGAGCCTTTCACTCCTGACAGGTTGTCAGGAGCACCAGCAGACCCTTACCATCGGTGACCAGTCTGCTCACTACAACACGGCCCTGTGGCAGCTGAGTACCGTGGCTATCGGCCTATCCATCATCATCTTCCTGGGTGTCTCGGCGCTGCTGTTCTATACCGTCTTCCGGTTCCGTGAGGACAAGAACGACGCAGAACCCCAGCAGTTCCACGGCAACAACAAGCTGGAAATGGTGCTGATCGGCTTCCCTGTGGTTATCGTGCTGCTGCTCAGTGTGCTGAGCGTGAGGACGATGGCCCAGACCACGCCCATCAAGGACAAGCAGATCGGCGCGAATATTACGGCGCTGGCCAAGCAGTTCTGGTGGAACTTCACCTACACCGACGCCAAGGCTGAAGCCGGCGGTGAAGTCTCCAACGGCAACGAACTGGTGATTCCTGCCGGTAACGACGGCGCGGGCAACCCGGTCAATACCAAGATGACCCTGCAGTCTGCCGATGTGGTCCACGAATTCTGGGCCCCCAACGTCGGCCCGCAGCGTCAGGCCATCCCCGGCTCTGAAAAAGTCTGGACGATCCACACCGACCGTCCCGCCATTTATCAGGGCAACTGTAGCTATCTGTGTGGTGCCAGCCACGCCAACATGCGCTTCAAAGTGGTGGCGCTGCCGCAGGCCGACTACGACACCTTTATCTCGGCGGCGCAGAAGTACTCGGCGCCCGTTCCGGCAGCCGGCAGCGCTGAAGAGCGCGGCTACAACCTGTTCCTGAACGGCAAGCCCGACACTGGCGCAGTCGCTTGTGCCTCGTGCCACCGCATTCAGGGCACCAAGGCCAACAGCCCGGTGGGCCCTGACCTGAGCTTCTTCGGCACTCGCCGCACCCTGGGTGCCGGCATGTGGCAGGCTCCCGTGCAAGAAGGCTGGAATGATCCCAAAGCCCATCAGCATCTGATCAACTGGATCACCCACAGCCCCAAGGTGAAGCCCGGCAGCCTGATGCCCACCTACGACGGCAGCGAGTATGTCGTCAACGGTCAAAAGCAAAAGGGCGGCACCCTGACTCCCGAGGAAATCTCGGATATTGCGGCCTTCCTCACGACCCTCAAACTGCCTGACGAAGCCAACTACTGGCAGAAGGCCAAGGTCTTTGACGACGCCACCATTTTGCCTGGAGGTCAAAAATGA
- a CDS encoding cbb3-type cytochrome c oxidase subunit I: MTVRHSPQVTERKGFGAVIWDMMNTVDHKKIGLMYIILSLIGLAVGGFLAVAIRLQLALPDQTFLVGNVYNQVLTMHAAVMLFFFLIPIGLFGFGNYFLPLQLGVRDVALPRLNNFAVWSFFFSLVLVLLGIFGGGYPTVGWTFYYPLTLDGNQTGVAIFMMAILFNGLGSLFGSANFAATIMNLRAEGMSLWQMPIFAWSLFATALLQLISLSGLTAAALTTFLEIKLGLSMYNADIGAAPVMFQQFFWFYSHPAVYVMLLPYLGIAAEIASTMSRKPLFGYRVMVYSIMAIVFVSLLVWIHHMFAVGVPEAWQIAFMIATLIVAVPTGVKLFNLIGTLWGGRIMMKMPTLWLIGFLFNFLIGGITGVSLGMIPFDYQVTASYYVVAHFHNVMMFGTAFLAMGALYYWWPKMTGRFLDEKVGRVHFWLFMIGSWMTFLPQYILGLLGMPRRYYTYPAGNYAWTELNFISTIGALMLLVGGAVLVWNLLQSMRKPITAGPNPWGGYTLEWATSSPPPAYNFAVEFPKNFPSERPLYDWEKNGDTLTPLDPKTIHLPVDSPWPFLTAFSLLPMTFGMTFGWFTPYLPSTGLQTWGDMTGLFKFASVLLYLSIPLFFYAVFKWAGTREYDVPVAHHGLTKYENGFLGMSWFIISEVTLFGILLSGFIYYRATGLAVPDPVSRPAMWLAILNTIVLVSSSITVHTAEQMQHQGRHKWARILLFITLLLGALFLSFQVYEFTLFGLESDWKQNLWQSCFFIIVGLHGLHILIGATGVALPFYQSMTGKIDKYNHGSLAPASLYWHLVDAVWLLIVMLFYAW, translated from the coding sequence ATGACGGTAAGACACTCACCTCAGGTGACCGAGCGTAAAGGCTTCGGAGCAGTCATCTGGGACATGATGAACACCGTGGACCACAAAAAGATCGGGCTGATGTACATCATCCTGTCTTTGATCGGTCTGGCGGTGGGCGGCTTCCTGGCGGTGGCGATTCGCCTCCAGCTGGCGCTGCCGGACCAGACGTTCCTGGTCGGGAATGTCTACAACCAGGTCCTGACCATGCACGCCGCGGTCATGCTGTTCTTCTTCCTGATTCCGATTGGTCTGTTCGGATTCGGTAACTACTTTCTTCCGCTGCAGCTGGGTGTGCGCGACGTTGCGCTACCGAGGCTGAACAACTTTGCGGTCTGGTCTTTCTTTTTCTCGCTGGTGCTGGTGCTGCTGGGTATTTTCGGCGGCGGTTACCCCACCGTGGGCTGGACCTTTTACTACCCGCTGACGCTGGACGGCAACCAGACCGGCGTGGCGATCTTCATGATGGCGATTCTGTTCAACGGCCTGGGCTCGCTGTTCGGGAGCGCCAACTTTGCCGCGACCATCATGAACCTGCGCGCCGAAGGCATGAGCCTATGGCAGATGCCCATCTTCGCGTGGTCGCTGTTCGCCACCGCCCTCTTGCAGCTGATCAGCCTCAGCGGCCTGACCGCCGCCGCGCTGACCACTTTCCTGGAAATCAAGCTGGGCCTGAGCATGTACAACGCCGATATCGGCGCTGCCCCGGTGATGTTCCAGCAATTCTTCTGGTTCTACTCGCACCCTGCTGTGTACGTGATGCTGCTGCCCTACCTGGGTATCGCCGCTGAAATCGCTTCCACCATGTCGCGCAAGCCGCTGTTCGGCTACCGCGTGATGGTGTACTCGATCATGGCCATCGTGTTCGTGTCGCTGCTGGTGTGGATCCACCACATGTTCGCCGTGGGTGTGCCTGAAGCTTGGCAGATCGCCTTCATGATCGCCACCTTGATCGTGGCCGTGCCGACCGGCGTGAAGCTCTTTAACCTGATCGGCACCCTCTGGGGCGGCCGCATCATGATGAAGATGCCCACCCTGTGGCTGATCGGCTTCCTGTTCAACTTCCTGATCGGCGGGATCACCGGCGTTTCGCTGGGCATGATTCCTTTCGACTATCAGGTGACCGCTTCGTACTACGTGGTGGCTCACTTCCACAACGTGATGATGTTCGGTACCGCCTTCCTGGCCATGGGCGCCCTGTACTACTGGTGGCCCAAGATGACCGGCCGTTTCCTGGACGAAAAGGTTGGCCGCGTCCACTTCTGGCTGTTCATGATCGGCTCCTGGATGACCTTCCTGCCCCAGTACATCCTGGGTCTGCTGGGTATGCCCCGCCGTTACTACACCTACCCGGCTGGCAACTACGCCTGGACCGAGCTGAACTTCATCAGCACCATCGGTGCACTGATGCTGCTGGTCGGCGGCGCCGTGTTGGTCTGGAACCTGCTGCAGAGCATGCGTAAGCCCATCACCGCCGGTCCCAACCCCTGGGGCGGCTACACCCTGGAATGGGCCACGTCCAGCCCCCCTCCTGCCTACAACTTCGCTGTGGAATTCCCCAAAAACTTCCCCTCCGAGCGTCCGCTGTACGACTGGGAAAAGAATGGCGACACCCTGACGCCGCTGGACCCCAAGACCATTCACTTGCCGGTGGATAGCCCCTGGCCTTTCCTGACCGCGTTCTCGCTGCTGCCGATGACCTTCGGTATGACCTTCGGCTGGTTCACTCCTTACCTGCCTTCGACCGGGCTGCAGACCTGGGGCGATATGACCGGTCTGTTTAAGTTCGCCTCTGTGCTGCTGTACCTGAGCATCCCGCTGTTCTTCTACGCGGTCTTCAAGTGGGCCGGCACCCGTGAATATGACGTTCCGGTGGCGCACCACGGCCTGACCAAGTATGAAAACGGCTTCCTGGGGATGTCCTGGTTCATCATCTCGGAAGTCACGCTGTTCGGCATTCTGCTCTCCGGCTTCATCTACTACCGCGCGACCGGCCTGGCCGTGCCGGACCCGGTCAGCCGCCCGGCCATGTGGCTGGCGATTCTGAACACCATCGTGCTGGTCAGCAGCTCGATCACGGTGCACACCGCCGAGCAGATGCAGCACCAGGGCCGCCACAAGTGGGCGCGTATCCTGCTGTTCATCACCCTGCTGCTGGGCGCACTGTTCCTGAGCTTCCAGGTGTACGAGTTCACCCTCTTCGGCCTGGAAAGCGACTGGAAACAGAACCTGTGGCAGTCCTGCTTCTTCATCATCGTGGGCCTGCACGGTCTGCACATCCTGATCGGTGCAACCGGCGTGGCGCTGCCGTTCTACCAGTCCATGACCGGTAAGATCGACAAGTACAACCACGGCTCGCTGGCCCCCGCCAGCCTGTACTGGCACTTGGTTGACGCGGTGTGGTTGCTGATCGTGATGCTGTTCTACGCCTGGTAA
- a CDS encoding heme o synthase — MTVSVPAPAGETPSAKATWRDYLSLTKPKVISLLLWTTIAAMFMAAQGWPGLWLLIVVALAGYASAGSAGVFNMIIDRDIDHQMARTAQRPTTSGLISTRNAFIFGTALQVASFAALWFWATPLAAWMSLAGFFTYVAVYTLWLKRTTWHNIVIGGAAGCFPPLVGWAAVTGDLNLFAGFLFAIIFFWTPVHFWALAMMIQEDYKTVGIPMLPVVYGNRMTAAQIGLYAIYTVVLSVMPVYFGAVSWLYFFSALGLGGWLLWLSWKLYRYVMAGGQPSKQEMLPLYLYSMLYLAMLFLAGAADRVLLA; from the coding sequence ATGACTGTAAGTGTTCCGGCGCCGGCAGGGGAGACCCCCTCGGCCAAGGCCACCTGGCGTGACTACCTTTCTCTGACCAAACCCAAAGTGATCAGTCTGCTGCTGTGGACCACCATCGCGGCCATGTTCATGGCGGCACAGGGCTGGCCGGGGCTGTGGCTGCTGATCGTGGTGGCCCTGGCCGGCTACGCCTCGGCCGGGTCGGCGGGCGTGTTCAACATGATCATCGACCGCGACATCGACCACCAGATGGCCCGCACGGCGCAGCGGCCCACCACCTCGGGGCTGATTTCCACCCGCAACGCCTTTATTTTCGGCACGGCGCTGCAGGTGGCGTCCTTTGCGGCGCTGTGGTTCTGGGCCACTCCACTGGCCGCCTGGATGAGCCTGGCGGGATTTTTCACCTACGTGGCGGTCTATACCCTCTGGCTCAAGCGCACCACCTGGCACAACATCGTGATTGGGGGCGCCGCCGGCTGCTTCCCGCCGCTGGTGGGCTGGGCGGCCGTGACCGGAGACCTGAACCTGTTCGCCGGGTTCCTGTTCGCCATCATCTTCTTCTGGACGCCGGTTCACTTCTGGGCGCTGGCCATGATGATTCAGGAAGACTACAAGACCGTGGGCATCCCCATGCTGCCGGTGGTGTACGGCAACCGCATGACGGCGGCGCAGATCGGGCTGTATGCCATTTACACCGTGGTCCTGTCGGTGATGCCGGTCTATTTCGGTGCAGTCAGCTGGCTGTACTTCTTCTCGGCGCTGGGCCTGGGCGGCTGGCTGCTGTGGCTGTCTTGGAAGCTGTACCGCTACGTGATGGCCGGCGGACAGCCCAGCAAGCAGGAAATGCTGCCGCTGTACCTCTATTCCATGCTGTATCTGGCGATGCTGTTCTTGGCTGGCGCCGCCGACCGGGTGCTGCTGGCCTGA
- the meaB gene encoding methylmalonyl Co-A mutase-associated GTPase MeaB: MPSHPLAAPLLAGQRRALAQAITLIESTRPDHEAAGQALLTELAPHTGGAVRIGLTGVPGVGKSTFTEALGLWLAERGHRVAVLAVDPSSVRTGGSIMGDKTRMPQLSVHPGAFIRPSPSGGTLGGVARRTREAISLCEAAGYDVILVETVGVGQSETQVAGMTDLFVLLTLPNAGDELQGIKRGIMELCDLAVVNKADTDPRAANRAQSQLTAALSLLTPHGAEWRPRALQLSALTGQGIEAFWEAVQEFHAGVDLAARRRAQTAAWFDELLHEAVWKSFALGRREALAQQRAEVLAGRRTPLQGVQALLSGEEGKTATARAGHRAGLNTT; this comes from the coding sequence ATGCCTTCCCATCCTCTCGCCGCTCCGCTGCTGGCCGGGCAGCGCCGCGCCCTGGCGCAGGCCATCACCCTGATCGAGAGCACCCGCCCCGACCATGAAGCGGCCGGCCAGGCCCTGCTGACCGAGCTGGCCCCGCATACGGGCGGCGCTGTCCGGATCGGGCTGACCGGGGTGCCGGGGGTGGGCAAAAGCACTTTTACCGAGGCGCTGGGACTGTGGCTGGCCGAACGCGGGCACCGGGTGGCCGTGCTGGCGGTGGACCCCAGCAGCGTGCGCACCGGCGGCTCCATCATGGGCGACAAGACCCGGATGCCGCAGCTGAGCGTGCACCCGGGCGCGTTTATCCGGCCCAGTCCCTCGGGCGGCACCCTGGGGGGGGTGGCGCGGCGCACCCGCGAGGCCATCAGCCTGTGCGAAGCGGCCGGCTACGACGTGATTCTGGTCGAGACGGTGGGGGTGGGGCAAAGCGAAACCCAGGTGGCCGGCATGACCGACCTGTTCGTGCTGCTGACCCTGCCCAACGCTGGCGACGAGCTACAGGGCATCAAGCGCGGCATCATGGAACTGTGCGACCTGGCGGTGGTCAACAAGGCCGACACCGACCCGCGGGCGGCCAACCGGGCGCAGTCACAGCTTACGGCCGCCCTCAGTCTGCTGACCCCGCACGGCGCCGAGTGGCGGCCACGGGCGCTGCAGCTGTCGGCCCTGACCGGGCAGGGCATAGAGGCGTTCTGGGAAGCGGTGCAGGAATTCCACGCTGGGGTGGACCTGGCCGCTCGCCGCCGCGCCCAGACCGCCGCCTGGTTCGATGAACTGCTGCACGAGGCGGTCTGGAAGTCTTTCGCGCTTGGCCGCCGGGAAGCACTGGCACAGCAGCGGGCCGAGGTGCTGGCCGGCCGCCGCACACCGCTGCAGGGGGTGCAGGCACTCCTGAGCGGCGAAGAAGGCAAGACTGCTACCGCCAGGGCAGGTCATAGAGCCGGCCTGAACACAACGTGA